The Neurospora crassa OR74A linkage group V, whole genome shotgun sequence sequence CGGTGGGAGTGGTCACGGTGAGTAaacctttcctttttttttttttttttcctcctttagGGATTGGAGGAACGCGAAGGAAAGACTGACGACTTGGTACTTAGGGATCTACTACGACGGTGGCAAGGTAGATGATGGCACGAAGCAAGATGCCAATGCGGCTGCTGCatcggctgctgctgctcctctaTCTTTAGCTTCGATTGCTTCGTCTGCTccggcggctgctgctgctcctgcctcAGCTTCGATTTCTTCGTCTGctccggctgctgctgctgctgttttTACAACCCCTATTTAttcatctcctcctcattcTTGGTCAACTCCGATTCAtacatctcctcctccgcctaaAGTTCAGATTGTTTCATCTGCTCCGGCTGCTGCCGCTCCTTCCGCTTCGTCCATTActccggctgctgctccggCTTTGGCttcggctgcggctgcggctgcggctccTCAAGGTGCGCCTGTTTCCTACACCTGCTCCCGCCCCAGCTGATATCCCTGCTGGTGGATATGTCCAAACCTCCTCAACCTGCTCCAAACTCTCCAGATTCCCATAGAGAACCCGCCCCAGCTAACACACACTCTTCTCCCCCTTAGGTGCTTCCGCTCCCGCAGGCAACAGCCTCGTCGCCCAGATCCCCGACGGGCAGATCCAAGTGCGCCCTCTTTCCACGCCTCAGGTCGGCGGAGCCAACAGTGCCGACCCGCAGGCGCCGTCGCCGTGGGCCTCGGTTGTGACTGGCGGCAGTGCCAGCGTGGATGGGGGTAGGTTGTGGAAGACCATGGGTATGGGATTGGTGGCGACTGTTGTGGGAATGTATATGTGGTAAGATATGAAAATCTACCTACCGCCTACCGCAcgcagtcagtcagtcagtcagtcagtcagcgCAACTGGCAGCTGAaaggtgggtaggtaggcaaaAAGGGGGATTACGTGAAAAAGTGTAATcgggaaaagagggaaagtgGCAGGCAGGTGATAAAACCAAGAAAAGCACACAAAAACAGTATTGTCTTTaatgggggggggggaagagagaaaaagaatatGGTGATGTAGAATAGTCGTTGTGGATTTCAAATTGGGTTGCGTACCTGCGTTCCTAACTCATCATGTATGCCCCTGTGCGTTTGTGTATGGCCCATACAAAGAGAGGACTGGGAGATTGAAGTCTACAGCAACTCAAACACAGGTAAATGGACAAAGGTTGACTGATACCTACACGTACCTCACCGAGGACGCGACCCTCCAAGTCACCGACAGACTTTTGATATGCAAAATATCGAGTTCATACCTCATCTTTGATAATCAGGGGACTGCtgtatttttcttcttcttctttttttttttttttttttttccttttcttttttttctttataaggtcttccccttctttcgAAGACGGACTCCAACGAATGTTTCAAAATCTGAATGTTTTGTGATGAGTAGCTTGGCAGACTGCAATCTCTCGCTGCTAGCTCATCATGCAGAGCCAAGGGAGTCACAATGGGTTGCGGTGGTTTTCTCTGGCAGTGACAACAGCAGCATGTGAAGGTGAAAGATGAAACACTGTCGAGATTGCCGATCAGGGAAAGTCATCAATCACCACGAATTGCTGGCAATGAATTTGTTGCCAGTTCTGTCTGCATCGACCTGTGTGATTCAGGGTTAGGGTGGAAGCAGGTCGGAGATATCGCGCCGACACATCCGGGATTCAGCCGGGACCAAGGTGATGAATTGCCTGTTATTAGGTAATCACTGGACGGACGGCACTGCAGACGGGCGGGAGCGAACCAGAAAAGGTCCAGTGTGAGTGGAGTGGAGGCCGGCGCGGGATACATTGCACCGACAAGACTGAGACCTAACCGTGATAAGGCTAGGGCCTAGACCGAGTGGATGCATCGCTTAAGGCTCCCGTTTTAGGCGAGAAAGGTGGTCGGGtctggggaaggaaggaaacctAAGAACTGAAGCGACGTTGACTTTGTGTTTAGTTGTTGACTTTGCTGTCTCTTGTTAGTGCCGTGCTAGGGGGACCGTGGTGTGTGTTAACATTGTGCCACTGAATAGCCCACTGAGGAAAACCTAGGACGGTCTCGAATGGAAATGGACCACGGATTTCTGGGGGAATAACGTCATCAATCGAGGACGGGAATcaagaaacaaaaacaaacatCATGACAACAACAGCTCCTTTCCCATTACGGCATGAATGCAGTGATTCCAGACCGCGGCCATGGTTGATGATGTGTTTACCGTCAGGGGAGCTCCCAGGTGCGCTTGGGGGGCCAACCCAGGTAGTGCTGGGCTATTTGACACTAGCATTGCGCTACGCAGCTGGGAGTGGGCCCCGCTAATCCACAACGAACAGTCGAGACGGGGCCAATATTGAGTGCATCTGCCAAGGCCACGCACATCGATCGGACGAGCTCTGCATTCATCtcaactttttttctttctttttcttttttttttctcggtCGGTGTCGAGTCAGTGGTTTTCCcgtgttcttcttctctacCGTAGTGCTGTCCATTCTATTTTTCTTGACAGGTTATCCACTCTGCCGTTACTGATACACCTTGCTACTGCGTACACAcaatagtgtagtgtattaCCAAGCAACCCACGGCTACCGTAGACTCGCAACTCGGTATCTTTCGACTTATACGGAAACGAAGTACTGTACATTACAATTGAATcatacactacctaccaaccATACACTCCACAGACGATGTTGTCAGACACGGCAAGAACGTCGGGTATGTACCGTGCTGACTGGTCAGAAAGAACATCCGGGTGCCGCAAAGTGTAGAGAGTACCTGTCCCAAAGCAGCCAATGCTACGACAAGTCGAGGTTACAGTGACACACTGAATGAGTGAACTTAACAAAGCTGAGCTTCCATCTCTGGGCTTCCGGTTCGGTTCGTTCAGTTCCCTTTGGAGATCTCGATCAGATTTGCTGCTACAGCCACTCAATGGCCAGCATCTCCATTCCATCTTTTCGACTTGCGACGGACGGAATCACTCCAGTCCCGGGctgcttacctacctctaccgttcGCTGGCCTTTGCAAAACCTTTCCCCGTGGCTGTCTGTTGAACCCAGAGAAAACGCAatctcactcactcactcaccccAACCACGCCGGCCGACTTGTCCGAATCGGTCCcgtgtccatgtccatcccttccatcttcttttttcctgaTTTCGTTCCATCCCGTTTCCTTTCCCCTCTCTCAGTTTGTGATTTGTTGCTGGCTTGGACGAGCCGGTGAGCCACACACCGACTTGGACACTTAATTCcaaaccacaacaacacacCAACCAGCCTCGCCTCCACTTGCCACCACGACGGGATCAGCAACGGCAGTGCAGCATAGGTCTCTTGGGAGTCTAGGCCCGACTATACCTACATACCTTACCTACATGCTACACTACcacaccactaccactaccgcTACCACTaccgctactactaccgctGCTACTACCACTACTctcaccactaccactacccaTTCACCTCTTGTCGTTTCTACTACCAAGACGACGACTAACCTACCTAATCATCCGGGTATCACGACGGATTCGCGGCGCCATCTGGATCCTCCTGCCACACCTGCTTGTCTCGTCCATCCCCGACTCCCATCTGAGACCCGGATCGATTAGCCAGCTGGTCATTTCCTCCTCCAGTTAGATTAGGGTACCTCGCATCAAACAAAGCCAGCCTGTCCTTGTCTACTCAGTCTTTCTAGAAACTTGATTCAAGAACTACAACTTTCCAAAGACATACCACACACAAGACACCAAGCAAGCACGCAAGCGCATCCAGACCCTTTCCCCCCCCAGACTAGATCGACAATAATGCAGGTGTCGCCTTGGGTCCGTCCGATTTCCCCTCGGTAgtccctcctcaccctcgtACGCGACTTCAAAATGAGGATCGCAATTAGAGAGCAGCTTGCGGCCCTTGTCATCTTTGccgtcctcctctccctcgccatTGTCTCCATCCCCGTATGGATCTTTGTCAACAACTTTGTCATTGGCGTCAAGACGGATGGCCTGGCCTTGTCTGCCTCTCTCAAGGCCTCTCGCATCTCTTCCGAAATCGATCTGATCCAGACGGCAtgcaccaccatctccacaCGACTCTTGCTTCAGCAAGCCTTTGAGGATTTCTATACCAACGAATACTATGGCAATCAAACTGCGGACGTCTGGGAGCAGGCTCTCGAGGATCTGGCCAGCGCGCTTTCCACCAGCAACGTGTCGGGTCTATTGCAGGCCAGATTGTATTCTCGCAATACCACCGGTGATCCACGTGGCCTTCTCAACATTACCGGCCAAGATGCCCTGGACGACCCTGTCTATCTTCCTTACAGATCCCCAACTGGAGCCGACATCAAACTCGGCGATCCCGACTATGGCTTCCCCCCTATGCTCTACCCAAACATCACATACGAGAACAAGAACCTGCCGAGCCCATACAAGGCCAACACCGTTCAATTCTCTGCCAACATATTCCCTGGCGTCTCGTTGAGCAATGGCAGCGAAGGCAACGGCATTCTCTTGGGACCGCTTGTGGTCAACGAGTCGTACGCGCTTGTCTCCATCACGGTTCCTGTTCGAGAGAATCAATCTAGCAGGTTCATTCTCGGCTACATGACTGTGATTGCCAGCGCGAGACAGCTCGTCCAGGTCCAGAGGTCCAACGAGGGCCTGGGCGAGACTGGCGTTGCTCTGTTCATCGGCCCAGTCAACCCGTGGAACCATTTCAACTCCAAAATGCCTGCCAGCAACCAAACATGGTCTCCGCCCCGTGATGAGTTTGCGAGGACCAACCAGGTTCACTTCCTCCTACCGCCTGCCCCCCAACCCGGCCAAGAAGACCGCCACAGCGACCACAGCTTCGAGTCCGGTGCCTATGATGCCCCCTTCGATCCGGCGACGTACCAGGCGGTGCTCGATCTTTTTGTGGAGAAAAACAATCAGACCAACAACGCCACGAGCAAGATCTCGACCAAGAATGAGCAGGGCAAGAAGGTGGCGATTGGCGCTGCCCGGCCACAAACCTCACTGGTTACCTGGGCGGTGATTGTAGAACAGGACAAGCGAGAGGCGACGGAACCGATCCGTACGCTGAGGAACATACTCTTGGGTTGCGTGTTTGGTACCGCAGGGCTTGTCCTACTGCTCACCATTCCGTGTGCTCACCTGAGCGTTATGCCGATTCGCCGGCTGAAGGAGGCCACCGAGAAATCGATTGCACCACCGGGTTACGAAGATTTGTCCGATTCCGACTATGATGAAGAGAACCCTAGTTCGGGCGGCACCACGTCGGGAAGGTCCGAGAAGAGCTGGCTCAAAAgtttgaagaggaggatgcgcAAGTCGAAGAGGGCGAGATTGAGAGCTGCAGCTGCACAGGATGCGCATCGCCATGCTTTCAAGATTCCCGCCAAGGTGGAGGATAGGAAGCATTACATTACTGACGAGCTGACCGAGCTTACACAAACCTTCAACGAGATGTCGGATGAGCTGCTGAAGCAGTATACTTCGTTAGACGAGAAGGTGGCTGAACGAACGAGAGAACTCGAAATCAGCAAGAAGGCCGCCGAAGCTGCCAACGAAAGCAAGACGCTGTTTATCGCCAACATTTCCCACGAATTGAAGACACCCTTGAATGGAATCATGGGCATGTGTGCAGTCTtgatggaggaagacgatGTTCTTCGCATCAAGCAGTCGCTCAAGACGATTTACAAATCTGGTAAGCATTCCCGCCCCCTATGTATCCCCTCGGCTTTTCATCAAACTAACCGTGATGATAGGCGACCTTCTGTTGCATTTACTCGAGGATCTCCTCAGTTTCTCCAAAAATCAAATCGGTCAACAAGTCAGCCtggaagagagagagttCAGGCTTGGTGAGATAAGATCCCAAATGCTGGCTATCTTTGACAAGCAGATCCGCGAGAACAAGATCACCTTCACCGTTAGCTTTGTCGGCACCGACATCCTCGAGAGCAGTCCCGAGCGACGCAGCGGCATCGACAAGCGGCTTCCCGCCCTTGGGCCTCCCGGTG is a genomic window containing:
- a CDS encoding osmolarity two-component system protein sln1 — translated: MRIAIREQLAALVIFAVLLSLAIVSIPVWIFVNNFVIGVKTDGLALSASLKASRISSEIDLIQTACTTISTRLLLQQAFEDFYTNEYYGNQTADVWEQALEDLASALSTSNVSGLLQARLYSRNTTGDPRGLLNITGQDALDDPVYLPYRSPTGADIKLGDPDYGFPPMLYPNITYENKNLPSPYKANTVQFSANIFPGVSLSNGSEGNGILLGPLVVNESYALVSITVPVRENQSSRFILGYMTVIASARQLVQVQRSNEGLGETGVALFIGPVNPWNHFNSKMPASNQTWSPPRDEFARTNQVHFLLPPAPQPGQEDRHSDHSFESGAYDAPFDPATYQAVLDLFVEKNNQTNNATSKISTKNEQGKKVAIGAARPQTSLVTWAVIVEQDKREATEPIRTLRNILLGCVFGTAGLVLLLTIPCAHLSVMPIRRLKEATEKSIAPPGYEDLSDSDYDEENPSSGGTTSGRSEKSWLKSLKRRMRKSKRARLRAAAAQDAHRHAFKIPAKVEDRKHYITDELTELTQTFNEMSDELLKQYTSLDEKVAERTRELEISKKAAEAANESKTLFIANISHELKTPLNGIMGMCAVLMEEDDVLRIKQSLKTIYKSGDLLLHLLEDLLSFSKNQIGQQVSLEEREFRLGEIRSQMLAIFDKQIRENKITFTVSFVGTDILESSPERRSGIDKRLPALGPPGVGRLKDMCLWGDQHRILQVIINLVSNSLKFTPAGGRVELRIRCVGEMEQTHNQSRSSSLSKNSHRPGRSRHRLGSGSRDSQSSKGAPHSPNLNQSSGTALSINPMDPKSPHVHIRERSPTPPPPNAKTFMFEFEVEDTGPGIAEHMQQKIFEPFVQGDLGLSKKFGGTGLGLSICSQLATIMGGTIGLKSTVGVGTTFTMRIPLKYVRDRASSTASSSLASRPPSAGSLDGETIRNPLPKQSTIDIHRSHSHGHSHSHNHGHDQHSTAPPAAASVLDTQPRLVGLSQPFFATTPTTSGDVDDKMAAIDRAMAAKQLQQSSSGPGKLRVLVADDNSTNVEVVSRLLKLEEVYDVTIAKDGQEAYDLVKANMEHNLQFDVIFMDIQMPNLDGLQSTRLIRQMGYSAPIVALTAFSEESNVKECMESGMDEFLSKPIRRPALKQVLKKFATIYEEQGETETVPSVTTGSMKGEKKDEKVEKKDKKEGREWKGMKDGKGDGSLVNGTITPKTASSTTVAATMTNGSAMTGPTTMMNGAPMRPKPVDVYSDEPSPKTMSKSDGAAKGDYLKRGR